In the Sulfobacillus thermosulfidooxidans DSM 9293 genome, GTTCACGCATCTGATCCGGCGATACCGCGGTCTTATCCCGTGTTTGAGCGGCTGGCAACAAATACAAGTTTTCAAATCGCTTGTCCTTAATTAATGCATGCTTAAGTTTGGCAAAACCTTCGACGACGTCAACCAAGTCATACACGATCCGGTTTTCTAGTCCCATCACGACGTCCAAATTGCGCAAACCGATATCTGCATCAATTAATGCAACTTTTTGTCCCATTTGAGCCAGACCGGCACCCAAATTCGCCGTGGTCGTGGTTTTTCCCACGCCTCCTTTCCCTGATGTAATGACGATGGCTTCCCCCATAACTAAAGGCTCCCCCTTACTTGATGTTTCCCAGTGTACTATGCTGCCATTGATCAATGATTAATTGTCCGTCCCGCACCTCAGCAATTTCTGGCACCGTCGGTAATGCTGATTCGTCGCTATCTGGTGCACGACCGATAAAATGGGCTATGCGAATTTGGGTGGGACTCAGTCTAAACGCGGCGACTACCGCGTCCTGATTCCCTTCGGCACCGGCATGAGCTAATCCCCGTAGCCATCCCATCACGATAATATCGCCGCCTGCCGTGATTTCCGCGCCAGGATTAACATCACCCAACACTACTACATTACCGTAAAATCGCACATGTTGCCCAGATCTTAATGTTTTACGAATCAACAAGGTTGGATGTCTGCGGGCTTCATCCTCCCAATCTCGCGCATTGCGCCGTTCAACATAATGTTCAATAAAAGGTTTGTCTTGTCCATTGTGCATGCTTCCGCCCCCTAATCCTAATAGAGCGACTCGACCGGAATCGGGCGAAAATTCAGTGCGTTGCTGACCGTAACTGCTTAACGAAGGAAACGAGCTAGAGTCTTTTGACCTATCGCCGGAAAGGTTTTGGGATAAACGGCGCGCCACGGTGCTGTCCCTCCTCTTTTCACTCAGCATCTAACACATTCTCTATTGATGTCTAAACTCCTGCCAATCGTTCGACCTCTATATAGAAGATTTTCTCTTGCTGTTCGGTCAAAAGTTCTAGTAAAGGGACAAAAACCGACGGCATCATTCAAAGATGTCGTCGGTACATGGACAATGTCGTCATGTGTTTGAGGCATGGATATCTTTGCTGTCCTCAGCCTTTCTTGTTCAACGCTTAAAAAACGAAAGATTGAGAGATGGGGAAATTGGCCCTTGAATCCAGCTCACAGAGACCAAACGCTGAGCCTTTTTGATGTGAGGGAAAAATCCCTCTCATCCGTTTGCCCTCTTTACCAGCCACGCGCTCGGTGTAGGTACCAAGGTTATGACGAAAATGACCGATAACGTGAACGGCGACGGCCCCGCGTACCAAACCCAATAATCCCCCCTAAAGCCGGGGTAAACAGCATCGAGAACAAAATCCAGACCGGTAAGGGCCGGGAAAACACAAACCATGAAAAATGGTATCCAAACACATATAAAAGTAACCACTGAAAAGGCAGTACCACCACTTGGCTTAACGCAGCAAT is a window encoding:
- the minC gene encoding septum site-determining protein MinC: MARRLSQNLSGDRSKDSSSFPSLSSYGQQRTEFSPDSGRVALLGLGGGSMHNGQDKPFIEHYVERRNARDWEDEARRHPTLLIRKTLRSGQHVRFYGNVVVLGDVNPGAEITAGGDIIVMGWLRGLAHAGAEGNQDAVVAAFRLSPTQIRIAHFIGRAPDSDESALPTVPEIAEVRDGQLIIDQWQHSTLGNIK